A region from the Linepithema humile isolate Giens D197 chromosome 1, Lhum_UNIL_v1.0, whole genome shotgun sequence genome encodes:
- the LOC105669882 gene encoding tetraspanin-36-like — MGRLLACFRYCLLGDTILLGLSGIAVSLFAGYFIYQLYEYPLTPSNVHGPPITLLAMGVITCVIGWFSWQFMNFSNKGQVIIFTVVLAIIMLVEIGVGIWALVRHERINYKSISFAHHEKTIALAITDQKHIWDHMQAKLQCCGIDGSNDYRGISTIPWSCCNMNMTDGDNVAGSCVNLYKHGCQHVVLNRTRSILLYIFLVALGSVLLQVSFLACTTCYARIYRDEKKKTRMSLQNSRELDTKDNLLSHRLNLRSTEAVTPAARVHYHESQKMET, encoded by the exons ATGGGACGGCTGCTCGCTTGTTTTCGTTACTGCCTCCTTGGTGATACGATTCTCCTCGGC CTTTCCGGGATAGCCGTGAGTTTATTTGCCGGCTACTTTATTTATCAGCTGTATGAATATCCACTCACACCTAGTAACGTGCACGGGCCACCGATCACCTTGCTGGCGATGGGCGTTATCACCTGTGTGATCGGTTGGTTTTCCTGGCAATTCAtgaatttttccaataaagGCCAGGTTATTATT TTTACTGTAGTGTTGGCGATCATCATGCTGGTTGAAATTGGTGTCGGAATTTGGGCCTTGGTGCGACACGAacgaataaattacaaaagtatATCGTTCGCGCACCACGAAAAGACCATTGCTCTTGCAATCACCGATCAAAAGCATATTTGGGATCATATGCAGGCCAAG TTACAATGCTGCGGAATAGACGGATCTAATGACTATCGTGGGATAAGCACGATTCCTTGGTCTTGCTGCAACATGAATATGACCGACGGCGATAATGTCGCGGGTAGTTGCGTCAACCTCTACAAGCATGGATGTCAACATGTGGTATTAAATCGGACCAGATCAATTCTCCTTTACATCTTCCTGGTCGCGTTAGGTTCCGTGTTACTACAG GTTTCCTTTCTTGCGTGTACAACTTGCTACGCTAGAATCTACAGAGATGAGAAGAAGAAAACACGAATGTCTCTGCAAAACTCAAGAGAATTGGATACTAAAGATAATCTGTTATCACATCGATTGAACTTGCGCTCCACCGAAGCAGTAACTCCGGCAGCTCGTGTTCATTATCATGAATCACAAAAGATGGAAACGTGA